A genomic region of Ananas comosus cultivar F153 unplaced genomic scaffold, ASM154086v1, whole genome shotgun sequence contains the following coding sequences:
- the LOC109705607 gene encoding GTP 3',8-cyclase, mitochondrial-like, with protein sequence MMRRCALDLVRRCSDSRRTNYLVDACRLRYGYKQNNCPPHRGSDECASTINSPSCSSSQSYATSCATWPDTQPRENPSSDMLIDSFGRFHNYLRISLTERCNLRCQYCMPAEGVELTPNSNLLSHDEIIRLADLFVSSGVDKIRLTGGEPTIRKDIEDICLHLSSLKGLKTLAMTTNGIVLAKKLPKLKECGLSAINISLDTLVPAKFEFMTRRKGHARVLESINTAIELGYNPVKVNCVVMRGMNDDEICDFVELTREKPINVRFIEFMPFDGNVWNIKKLVPYAEMLDKVRQQFKDVRRLQDHPTDTAKNFKVDGHSGTISFITSMTEHFCAGCNRLRLLADGNFKVCLFGPSEVSLRDPLRAGVDDLELKDIIGAAVKRKKRAHAGMFDIAKTANRPMIHIGG encoded by the exons ATGATGCGGAGATGCGCTTTGGACCTTGTTCGGCGGTGTTCGGACTCTCGGAGAACGAATTATTTG GTTGATGCATGTAGACTCAGATATGGATATAAGCAGAACAATTGTCCCCCACATAGAGGAAGTGATGAATGCGCTTCGACGATTAATAGCCCGAGCTGTTCCAGTTCACAAAGTTATGCAACTTCATGTGCTACATGGCCCGATACACAACCAAGAGAGAACCCCTCGTCCGACATGTTGATCGATTCATTCGGTCGTTTCCACAACTATTTGCGAATCTCATTAACAGAACGTTGCAATCTCCGGTGTCAGTACTGCATGCCGGCCGAAGGGGTCGAACTGACCCCGAATTCCAACCTTCTGTCCCACGATGAGATTATTCGACTCGCAGACCTGTTCGTGAGTTCCGGAGTGGATAAGATTCGGTTGACGGGCGGAGAGCCGACAATTCGGAAAGATATAGAGGATATATGTTTGCATCTCTCTAGCTTGAAGGGATTGAAAACACTTGCTATGACTACTAATGGGATTGTTCTCGCAAAGAAACTCCCGAAGTTGAAAGAATGTGGGCTCAGTGCGATAAATATTAGTTTGGACACGTTGGTTCCTGCAAAGTTTGAGTTCATGACCAGGCGGAAAGGGCATGCGAGGGTTTTGGAGTCGATTAACACTGCCATCGAGCTTGGATATAATCCTGTCAAA GTCAACTGTGTTGTAATGCGGGGAATGAATGATGATGAGATTTGTGATTTTGTCGAACTGACGAGAGAGAAGCCGATTAATGTTAGATTCATTGAGTTCATGCCATTTGATGGAAATGTTTGGAACATCAAAAAGCTAGTACCCTATGCTGAGATGTTGGATAAAGTG CGGCAACAATTTAAGGATGTAAGGAGGCTTCAAGATCACCCTACAGATACAGCCAAAAATTTCAAAGTCGACGGACACTCTGGAACTATATCATTCATTACATCAATGACTGAGCATTTTTGTGCGGGATGCAATAGGCTGCGGCTCTTAGCTGATGGAAACTTTAAAGTGTGTTTATTTGGTCCCTCAGAG GTGAGTTTAAGGGATCCACTTCGTGCTGGTGTCGACGACCTCGAGCTAAAGGATATAATTGGTGCTGCG gTTAAGAGGAAAAAACGTGCACACGCGGGGATGTTCGACATAGCAAAGACAGCAAATAGACCCATGATTCATATCGGTGGCTGA